The Aphelocoma coerulescens isolate FSJ_1873_10779 chromosome 14, UR_Acoe_1.0, whole genome shotgun sequence genome has a window encoding:
- the RNPS1 gene encoding RNA-binding protein with serine-rich domain 1 produces MAPSPTKRKDRSEEKSKDRSKDKAATKESGEKDRGRDKTRKRRSASSGSSSTRSRSSSTSSSGSSSSTGSSSGSSSSSASSRSGSSSTSRSSSSSSSSGSPSPSRRRHDNRRRSRSKSKPPKRDEKERKRRSPSPRPTKVHVGRLTRNVTKDHIMEIFSTYGKIKMIDMPVDRLNPHLSKGYAYVEFENPDDAEKALKHMDGGQIDGQEITATAVLAPRPRPPPRRFSPPRRMLPPPPMWRRSPPRMRRRSRSPRRRSPVRRRSRSRSPGRRRHRSRSSSNSSR; encoded by the exons GGCTCCTTCACCAACCAAGCGTAAGGACAGGTCTGAAGAGAAATCAAAGGACCGGTCCAAGGATAAAGCAGCCACTAAGGAGTCAGGTGAAAAGGATCGTGGTCGGGACAAGACACGCAAAAGACGCAGCGCTTCCAGTGGGAGCAGCAGTACCAG ATCCCGTTCCAGCTCAACTTCCAGCTCAGGGTCCAGTTCCAGCACTGGTTCTAGCAGTGGCTCAAGTTCCTCTTCTGCCTCGAGCCGCTCTGGGAGCTCCAGCACCTCCCGCAGTTCCAgttccagcagctcttctggatctcccagtccctctcgaCGCAGACATGACAACAGGAGACGATCCCGCTCCAA GTCCAAACCACCCAAGAGAGATGAAAAGGAGCGCAAGAGGCGGAGCCCATCACCCAGACCCACAAAAGTGCATGTTGGAAGGCTCACTAGAAACGTGACCAAG GATCACATCATGGAAATTTTTTCCACTTATGGAAAGATTAAAATGATTGACATGCCAGTTGACAGGCTAAACCCACACCTTTCCAAAGGTTATGCTTATGTGGAGTTCGAGAACCCAGATGATGCTGAGAAAGCCCTGAAACACATGGATGGAG GCCAGATTGACGGTCAGGAGATCACGGCCACAGCTGTGCTGGCCCCACGGCCTCGGCCACCTCCCAGACGCTTCAGCCCCCCCAGGAGGATGCTGCCGCCGCCACCGATGTGGCGCAGGTCACCCCCTCGCatgaggaggag gTCCCGGTCTCCTCGGCGCAGATCCCCCGTTCGCCGGCGATCCCGATCCAGGTCTCCCGGACGAAGGCGCCATCGCAGCCGCTCCAGCTCAAACTCCTCAAGATAA